In bacterium YEK0313, one genomic interval encodes:
- the cusB_1 gene encoding Cation efflux system protein CusB precursor, which produces MIHRFCLALAIVAAAPLSAPAETRRPVIYYQDPDGRPDYSLQPKSTAAGRPFAPVFADQEPSLDDDGAPAAPPTSAAPGGAARRILYYRHPMGLPDTSPAPKKDNMGMDYLPVYEGDDDAGTIRLTPERIQRSGVRTEPVTERVIRPVIRAPGTIQLDERRIATISLRAEGWIQKVQDVTTGSRVSRGQPLLDIYSPAMSAAAADYAAQAAIPDGPNPAAGGSRGSRQRLINLDVPEIVIAAIARSRVAPLTITWTAPRDGIVLERNAVEGARVNAGDVLFRLADIGFVWAMVDIAERDIGKLVVGQSARIRARGYPGRDFTGEVSVIYPQLNRETRSLRVRIELANADAALLPDMYVDAEIDTGSAQPVPAVPDGAVIDGGDRQFVLVATGDGRFEPRTVTLGARDDGHVEIRSGLAQGERVVTAATFLIDSESNLRAALRGFGQPGARP; this is translated from the coding sequence ATGATCCACCGGTTCTGCCTTGCGCTCGCCATCGTCGCCGCAGCGCCTTTATCGGCCCCTGCCGAAACGCGCCGGCCCGTCATCTATTACCAGGATCCCGACGGCCGGCCCGACTATTCGCTGCAGCCGAAATCAACCGCCGCCGGCCGGCCTTTTGCCCCGGTTTTCGCCGACCAGGAACCGAGCCTCGACGATGACGGCGCCCCAGCCGCGCCGCCGACATCCGCAGCTCCCGGCGGGGCTGCGCGGCGCATCCTCTATTACCGCCATCCCATGGGCCTGCCCGACACCTCTCCGGCGCCGAAGAAGGACAATATGGGCATGGACTATCTGCCGGTCTACGAAGGCGACGACGATGCCGGCACGATCCGCCTGACACCCGAGCGGATTCAGCGCAGCGGCGTGCGCACCGAGCCGGTGACCGAGCGCGTCATCCGCCCGGTGATCCGCGCGCCCGGCACGATCCAGCTCGATGAGCGGCGGATCGCCACCATCTCGCTGCGCGCCGAAGGCTGGATCCAGAAGGTCCAGGACGTCACCACCGGAAGTCGGGTCAGCCGCGGCCAGCCACTTCTCGACATCTACAGTCCCGCCATGTCGGCGGCAGCCGCCGACTATGCCGCCCAGGCCGCGATCCCGGATGGGCCGAACCCCGCCGCCGGCGGCAGCCGCGGCTCGCGCCAGCGTCTCATCAACCTCGATGTCCCCGAGATCGTGATCGCCGCCATCGCGCGCAGCCGCGTCGCCCCGCTGACGATCACCTGGACGGCGCCGCGCGACGGCATCGTGCTCGAGCGCAATGCCGTCGAAGGCGCCCGCGTCAATGCCGGCGACGTGCTGTTCCGCCTCGCCGATATCGGCTTTGTCTGGGCCATGGTCGACATTGCCGAGCGCGACATCGGCAAGCTCGTCGTCGGCCAATCCGCGAGGATCCGCGCGCGCGGCTATCCCGGGCGCGACTTCACCGGCGAGGTCAGCGTCATCTATCCCCAGCTCAACCGCGAAACCCGCAGCCTGAGGGTGCGCATAGAGCTCGCCAATGCCGACGCGGCCCTGCTGCCCGACATGTATGTCGATGCCGAGATCGACACGGGCAGCGCGCAACCGGTGCCGGCCGTGCCCGACGGCGCGGTCATCGACGGCGGCGACCGGCAGTTCGTGCTGGTCGCCACCGGGGACGGCCGCTTCGAGCCGCGCACCGTGACGCTTGGCGCCCGGGATGACGGTCATGTCGAGATCCGCTCCGGCCTCGCACAGGGCGAGCGGGTGGTGACCGCGGCGACCTTCCTGATCGATTCCGAGAGCAATCTGCGCGCGGCCCTGCGCGGCTTCGGCCAGCCGGGAGCCCGGCCATGA